A single Pogoniulus pusillus isolate bPogPus1 chromosome 27, bPogPus1.pri, whole genome shotgun sequence DNA region contains:
- the SSH2 gene encoding protein phosphatase Slingshot homolog 2 isoform X3 yields the protein MPQGFKLISESFLTVKGAALFLPRGNGSSTPRISHRRNKHAGDLQQHLQAMFILLRPEDNIRLAVRLESTYQNRTRYMVVVSTNGRQDTEESIVLGMDFSSNDSSTCTMGLVLPLWSDTLIHLDGDGGFSVSTDNRVHIFKPVSVQAMWSALQSLHKACEVARSNNYYPGSLFLTWVSYYESHINSDQSSVNEWNAMQDVQSHRPDSPALFTDVPTERERTERLIKTKLREIMMQKDLENITSKEIRTELEMQMVCNLREFKEFIDNEMIVILGQMDSPTQIFDHVFLGSEWNASNLEDLQNRGVRYILNVTREIDNFFPGLFEYHNIRVYDEEATDLLAYWNDTYKFISKAKKNGSKCLVHCKMGVSRSASTVIAYAMKEYGWNLDRAYDYVKERRTVTKPNPSFMRQLEEYQGILLASKQRHNKLWRSHSDSDLSDHHEPICKAGLELNKKEITTSADQISEAKTNDNQQPVSPIYSAELDREQQLPADANMIEEVCVKERIHLEFMCRDFHTEQMEDKLNLNNINGCTAGCCVDSVPPDNCHASEALLQLQHPLEIAEFPDLTVDDLEKDALKPDVNVHLVPMEEFNSCLKDFPHSPNQNSPSLQQNPQPEVTELSADRIDFFSALEKFVELSQESRPRTCSHSRTEEQGSGRNGVSRVPVLEVLPTADGAADAQRNSSGNTPQASDDSSADEEQQKEVPELPAAGQLTRSHSENAISVKEIITEIESINQAAGPAQQKEGSASLTQTPKRNTLHDLPVEAIWMSERLEQSEGACAGHQEKEKDSLQAEQETAPSLQPSSGKSDLEEGSSGGDPQEPHSSINPEPKWCPGSVRRATLEFEERLRQEQEHQHTSPVCLLPTRKNSRNDSPAAELLLRGKSEEPPLELAPEGGEPQGLGAEDLLLPPEAELPAEPRPGQEGAAQEHRTVVSFDGTAPPLPSLLPKKMEIIEYTAAVRAAERPGATCEQGGLDTAVLPLDENLNPSLCSEKAPTCLGALLLGSPSAPEQAVHRQATFTVGSAVEEGAESSAHLGAASPSAQVTPTPSAILECSSYPHVIHLEGVTEQSTSTDDELVAPHGTEGDASLPFRDRPNPLCEGGAGTSRQLSSEDFTSPHTENMDLLDISFLCYGIPHSSSSHSVEEHSNSPGLVKQRAKEIEARIRHAGLTTPSHMKRSASLAKLDCLDLSKDDLSERQSASSNANPVLFTCVALGQGFCEGRLEQGSEGAGGKHRLSSPEPARHFVEQLRTAECIAQSKPVERPLAQYAKECGSSQPSLFSNADPTWTSSEEGLSLLRLQVLDSLPPPRGLAVTARQQHGRTHPLRRLKKTSDKKRTTNPLYNTM from the exons CATCAGCGAAAGCTTCCTGACTGTGAAAGGTGCAGCTCTCTTCCTACCACGAGGAAATGGATCTTCTACTCCCAGGATCAGTCACAGGCGCAACAAGCATGCAG GGGATCTCCAGCAACACCTGCAGGCCATGTTCATACTGCTACGCCCAGAAGACAACATCAGACTG GCTGTAAGACTGGAAAGTACCTACCAGAACCGCACTAGATACATGGTAGTAGTGTCCACCAACGGCAGACAAGACACCGAAGAAAGCATTGTCCTAGGAATGGATTTCTCTTCCAATGACAG TAGCACTTGTACGATGGGCTTGGTGCTGCCGCTGTGGAGTGACACCTTGATCCACCTGGATGGGGACGG aGGGTTCAGCGTATCAACAGATAACAGGGTTCATATATTCAAGCCAGTGTCTGTACAGGCAATGTG gtctgctctgcagagttTACATAAGGCTTGTGAGGTGGCACGGAGCAACAATTACTACCCAGGGAGCCTCTTTCTCACGTGGGTCAGTTACTATGAGAGCCATATCAACTCTGACCAGTCATCAGTCAACGAGTGGAATGCCATGCAAGATGTCCAGTCCCACCGCCCCGACTCACCTGCCCTCTTCACAGATGT CCCAACTGAACGGGAACGTACAGAACGGCTAATTAAGACCAAGTTAAGAGAGATCATGATGCAGAAAGATCTGGAGAACATCACATCAAAAGAG ATCCGCACTGAGCTGGAGATGCAGATGGTGTGTAACCTGCGGGAGTTCAAGGAGTTCATTGACAACGAAATGATAGTGATCCTTGGGCAGATGGACAGCCCCACGCAGATATTTGACCATGTCTTCTTG GGCTCAGAATGGAACGCCTCCAATTTGGAGGACTTGCAGAACAGAGG GGTGCGGTACATTCTGAATGTGACTCGAGAAATAGATAACTTCTTCCCTGGCCTCTTTGAGTACCACAATATCCGGGTGTATGATGAAGAAGCAACAGACCTTCTGGCTTACTGGAATGACACCTACAAATTCATCTCCAAGGCAAA GAAAAATGGTTCTAAGTGCCTGGTGCACTGCAAGATGGGGGTGAGCCGCTCTGCCTCCACGGTGATCGCCTACGCCATGAAGGAGTATGGCTGGAATCTGGACAGGGCCTACGACTATGTGAAGGAGCGGCGCAcggtcaccaagcccaaccccaGCTTCATGCGGCAGCTGGAGGAGTACCAAGGGATCCTGCTGGCCAG CAAACAGCGGCACAATAAACTCTGGCGCTCACACTCCGACAGTGACCTCTCAGACCATCATGAGCCCATCtgcaaggctgggctggaacTGAACAAAAAGGAGATCACCACCTCAGCAGACCAGATCTCGGAGGCAAAGACCAATGACAACCAGCAGCCAGTGTCTCCCATCTACTCAGCTGAGCtagacagagagcagcagctcccagcagatgCAAACATGATCGAGGAGGTGTGTGTGAAGGAGAGGATCCACCTAGAGTTTATGTGTCGGGACTTCCACACTGAGCAGATGGAGGACAAACTGAACCTGAACAACATCAATGGCTGTACGGCTGGGTGCTGTGTAGACTCTGTCCCCCCTGATAACTGCCATGCTTCTGAGGCCTtactgcagctccagcaccctttgGAGATTGCAGAGTTTCCTGATTTGACGGTGGACGATCTAGAAAAAGATGCCCTTAAGCCCGACGTGAACGTGCACTTGGTTCCCATGGAAGAATTCAACTCGTGCTTAAAAGACTTTCCTCACTCCCCTAACCAGAATTCCCCAAGCCTCCAACAGAATCCCCAGCCTGAAGTGACAGAGCTCAGTGCAGACAGGATTGATTTCTTCAGCGCTTTGGAGAAGTTCGTGGAGCTTTCCCAGGAGAGCCGCCCGCGCACCTGCTCCCACTCCCGgacagaggagcagggcagtggaaGGAATGGGGTCTCCAGGGTGCCTGTGCTGGAAGTGCTGCCCACTGCAGATGGAGCTGCAGATGCTCAAAGGAACAGCTCTGGAAACACTCCTCAGGCGTCAGATGACTCTTCTGCAGATGAAGAGCAACAAAAG GAGGTCCccgagctgcctgctgcaggccagctCACGAGATCCCACTCGGAAAATGCTATTTCTGTGAAGGAAATCATCACTGAGATCGAGTCAATCAACCAGGCAGCAGGACCTGCCCAGCAGAAAGAGGGTTCAGCCAGCCTCACCCAGACACCAAAGAGGAACACACTGCATGACTTGCCAGTGGAGGCAATTTGGATGTCAGAAAGGCTTGAGCAGAGTGAGGGAGCCTGTGCTGGTCaccaggaaaaggagaaggactCTCTGCAAGCTGAGCAAGAAactgccccttccctgcagccatcTTCTGGTAAATCAGACCTggaggaaggcagctctggtggGGATCCACAAGAGCCTCACAGCTCCATCAACCCTGAGCCCAAGTGGTGCCCTGGCTCCGTTCGGCGAGCCACCTTGGAGTTTGAGGAGCGCTTGAGacaggagcaggagcaccaGCACACATCCCCTGTCTGCCTCTTACCGACCCGCAAGAACTCCAGGAACGACTCTCCTGCTGCCGAGCTCCTGCTGCGGGGGAAGAGCGAGGAGCCACCCCTGGAGCTGGCTCCAGAGGGTGGTGAGCCACAGGGCCTAGGTGCTGaggacctgctgctgcctcctgaggcagagctgcctgcagagcccaggccggggcaggagggagcagcacAAGAGCACAGGACAGTGGTCTCGTTTGATGGGACAGCGccacccctgccctccctcctcccaaAGAAAATGGAGATCATCGAGTACACTGCCGCGGTCAGGGCTGCAGAGCGTCCCGGTGCGACCTGTGAGCAGGGTGGGCTGGACACAGCCGTCCTGCCTTTGGATGAAAACTTGAACCCTTCACTGTGCTCAGAGAAGGCACCGACCTGCCtcggagctctgctgctggggagccccTCAGCACCGGAGCAGGCGGTACACAGGCAGGCCACCTTCACCGTGGGCAGTGCTGTCGAGGAGGGTGCTGAGTCATCTGCTCACCTCggtgctgcttctccctctgcccAGGTGACCCCTACACCTTCGGCCATCTTGGAGTGCTCCTCTTACCCCCACGTAATTCACCTGGAAGgtgtcactgagcagagcaCGAGTACGGACGATGAGCTGGTCGCGCCGCATGGCACCGAGGGAGATGCATCTCTCCCATTCAGGGACAGACCCAACCCTCTCTGCGAGGGAGGTGCTGGCACCtccaggcagctgagcagtgaggaTTTCACCAGCCCACACACTGAGAACATGGACCTTCTGGACATCTCCTTCCTGTGTTATGGCATCcctcacagctccagcagccacagcgTGGAGGAGCACAGCAACAGCCCTGGGCTGGTCAAGCAGCGAGCGAAGGAAATAGAGGCTCGGATCCGGCACGCGGGGCTCACCACACCCTCCCACATGAAGCGCTCGGCCTCCTTGGCCAAGTTGGACTGCCTGGACCTCTCCAAGGATGACTTATCTGAGAGGCAgtcagcctcttccaatgccaaCCCCGTGCTTTTCACTTGCGTTGCCCTGGGTCAAGGCTTTTGcgagggcaggctggagcagggctcagAAGGCGCTGGCGGGAAGCATCGCCTGTCCTCCCCCGAGCCCGCCAGGCACTTTGTGGAGCAGCTCAGAACAGCCGAGTGCATCGCCCAGAGCAAGCCTGTGGAGAGGCCGCTAGCTCAGTACGCCAAAGAGTGCGGCTCCAGCCAGCCGAGCTTGTTTTCCAACGCGGATCCAACGTGGACTAGCTCCGAGGAGGGTCTGTCACTGCTCCGGCTGCAGGTCCTGGACTCCTTACCTCCGCCTCGAGGTCTGGCTGTCACAGCCCGGCAGCAGCACGGGAGAACTCATCCTCTGAGGAGGCTCAAAAAGACCAGTGACAAAAAGCGGACAACCAATCCCCTCTACAACACGATGTGA
- the SSH2 gene encoding protein phosphatase Slingshot homolog 2 isoform X1 gives MALVTVQRSPTPSATSSPCASEADSGEEECRSQPRSISESFLTVKGAALFLPRGNGSSTPRISHRRNKHAGDLQQHLQAMFILLRPEDNIRLAVRLESTYQNRTRYMVVVSTNGRQDTEESIVLGMDFSSNDSSTCTMGLVLPLWSDTLIHLDGDGGFSVSTDNRVHIFKPVSVQAMWSALQSLHKACEVARSNNYYPGSLFLTWVSYYESHINSDQSSVNEWNAMQDVQSHRPDSPALFTDVPTERERTERLIKTKLREIMMQKDLENITSKEIRTELEMQMVCNLREFKEFIDNEMIVILGQMDSPTQIFDHVFLGSEWNASNLEDLQNRGVRYILNVTREIDNFFPGLFEYHNIRVYDEEATDLLAYWNDTYKFISKAKKNGSKCLVHCKMGVSRSASTVIAYAMKEYGWNLDRAYDYVKERRTVTKPNPSFMRQLEEYQGILLASKQRHNKLWRSHSDSDLSDHHEPICKAGLELNKKEITTSADQISEAKTNDNQQPVSPIYSAELDREQQLPADANMIEEVCVKERIHLEFMCRDFHTEQMEDKLNLNNINGCTAGCCVDSVPPDNCHASEALLQLQHPLEIAEFPDLTVDDLEKDALKPDVNVHLVPMEEFNSCLKDFPHSPNQNSPSLQQNPQPEVTELSADRIDFFSALEKFVELSQESRPRTCSHSRTEEQGSGRNGVSRVPVLEVLPTADGAADAQRNSSGNTPQASDDSSADEEQQKEVPELPAAGQLTRSHSENAISVKEIITEIESINQAAGPAQQKEGSASLTQTPKRNTLHDLPVEAIWMSERLEQSEGACAGHQEKEKDSLQAEQETAPSLQPSSGKSDLEEGSSGGDPQEPHSSINPEPKWCPGSVRRATLEFEERLRQEQEHQHTSPVCLLPTRKNSRNDSPAAELLLRGKSEEPPLELAPEGGEPQGLGAEDLLLPPEAELPAEPRPGQEGAAQEHRTVVSFDGTAPPLPSLLPKKMEIIEYTAAVRAAERPGATCEQGGLDTAVLPLDENLNPSLCSEKAPTCLGALLLGSPSAPEQAVHRQATFTVGSAVEEGAESSAHLGAASPSAQVTPTPSAILECSSYPHVIHLEGVTEQSTSTDDELVAPHGTEGDASLPFRDRPNPLCEGGAGTSRQLSSEDFTSPHTENMDLLDISFLCYGIPHSSSSHSVEEHSNSPGLVKQRAKEIEARIRHAGLTTPSHMKRSASLAKLDCLDLSKDDLSERQSASSNANPVLFTCVALGQGFCEGRLEQGSEGAGGKHRLSSPEPARHFVEQLRTAECIAQSKPVERPLAQYAKECGSSQPSLFSNADPTWTSSEEGLSLLRLQVLDSLPPPRGLAVTARQQHGRTHPLRRLKKTSDKKRTTNPLYNTM, from the exons CATCAGCGAAAGCTTCCTGACTGTGAAAGGTGCAGCTCTCTTCCTACCACGAGGAAATGGATCTTCTACTCCCAGGATCAGTCACAGGCGCAACAAGCATGCAG GGGATCTCCAGCAACACCTGCAGGCCATGTTCATACTGCTACGCCCAGAAGACAACATCAGACTG GCTGTAAGACTGGAAAGTACCTACCAGAACCGCACTAGATACATGGTAGTAGTGTCCACCAACGGCAGACAAGACACCGAAGAAAGCATTGTCCTAGGAATGGATTTCTCTTCCAATGACAG TAGCACTTGTACGATGGGCTTGGTGCTGCCGCTGTGGAGTGACACCTTGATCCACCTGGATGGGGACGG aGGGTTCAGCGTATCAACAGATAACAGGGTTCATATATTCAAGCCAGTGTCTGTACAGGCAATGTG gtctgctctgcagagttTACATAAGGCTTGTGAGGTGGCACGGAGCAACAATTACTACCCAGGGAGCCTCTTTCTCACGTGGGTCAGTTACTATGAGAGCCATATCAACTCTGACCAGTCATCAGTCAACGAGTGGAATGCCATGCAAGATGTCCAGTCCCACCGCCCCGACTCACCTGCCCTCTTCACAGATGT CCCAACTGAACGGGAACGTACAGAACGGCTAATTAAGACCAAGTTAAGAGAGATCATGATGCAGAAAGATCTGGAGAACATCACATCAAAAGAG ATCCGCACTGAGCTGGAGATGCAGATGGTGTGTAACCTGCGGGAGTTCAAGGAGTTCATTGACAACGAAATGATAGTGATCCTTGGGCAGATGGACAGCCCCACGCAGATATTTGACCATGTCTTCTTG GGCTCAGAATGGAACGCCTCCAATTTGGAGGACTTGCAGAACAGAGG GGTGCGGTACATTCTGAATGTGACTCGAGAAATAGATAACTTCTTCCCTGGCCTCTTTGAGTACCACAATATCCGGGTGTATGATGAAGAAGCAACAGACCTTCTGGCTTACTGGAATGACACCTACAAATTCATCTCCAAGGCAAA GAAAAATGGTTCTAAGTGCCTGGTGCACTGCAAGATGGGGGTGAGCCGCTCTGCCTCCACGGTGATCGCCTACGCCATGAAGGAGTATGGCTGGAATCTGGACAGGGCCTACGACTATGTGAAGGAGCGGCGCAcggtcaccaagcccaaccccaGCTTCATGCGGCAGCTGGAGGAGTACCAAGGGATCCTGCTGGCCAG CAAACAGCGGCACAATAAACTCTGGCGCTCACACTCCGACAGTGACCTCTCAGACCATCATGAGCCCATCtgcaaggctgggctggaacTGAACAAAAAGGAGATCACCACCTCAGCAGACCAGATCTCGGAGGCAAAGACCAATGACAACCAGCAGCCAGTGTCTCCCATCTACTCAGCTGAGCtagacagagagcagcagctcccagcagatgCAAACATGATCGAGGAGGTGTGTGTGAAGGAGAGGATCCACCTAGAGTTTATGTGTCGGGACTTCCACACTGAGCAGATGGAGGACAAACTGAACCTGAACAACATCAATGGCTGTACGGCTGGGTGCTGTGTAGACTCTGTCCCCCCTGATAACTGCCATGCTTCTGAGGCCTtactgcagctccagcaccctttgGAGATTGCAGAGTTTCCTGATTTGACGGTGGACGATCTAGAAAAAGATGCCCTTAAGCCCGACGTGAACGTGCACTTGGTTCCCATGGAAGAATTCAACTCGTGCTTAAAAGACTTTCCTCACTCCCCTAACCAGAATTCCCCAAGCCTCCAACAGAATCCCCAGCCTGAAGTGACAGAGCTCAGTGCAGACAGGATTGATTTCTTCAGCGCTTTGGAGAAGTTCGTGGAGCTTTCCCAGGAGAGCCGCCCGCGCACCTGCTCCCACTCCCGgacagaggagcagggcagtggaaGGAATGGGGTCTCCAGGGTGCCTGTGCTGGAAGTGCTGCCCACTGCAGATGGAGCTGCAGATGCTCAAAGGAACAGCTCTGGAAACACTCCTCAGGCGTCAGATGACTCTTCTGCAGATGAAGAGCAACAAAAG GAGGTCCccgagctgcctgctgcaggccagctCACGAGATCCCACTCGGAAAATGCTATTTCTGTGAAGGAAATCATCACTGAGATCGAGTCAATCAACCAGGCAGCAGGACCTGCCCAGCAGAAAGAGGGTTCAGCCAGCCTCACCCAGACACCAAAGAGGAACACACTGCATGACTTGCCAGTGGAGGCAATTTGGATGTCAGAAAGGCTTGAGCAGAGTGAGGGAGCCTGTGCTGGTCaccaggaaaaggagaaggactCTCTGCAAGCTGAGCAAGAAactgccccttccctgcagccatcTTCTGGTAAATCAGACCTggaggaaggcagctctggtggGGATCCACAAGAGCCTCACAGCTCCATCAACCCTGAGCCCAAGTGGTGCCCTGGCTCCGTTCGGCGAGCCACCTTGGAGTTTGAGGAGCGCTTGAGacaggagcaggagcaccaGCACACATCCCCTGTCTGCCTCTTACCGACCCGCAAGAACTCCAGGAACGACTCTCCTGCTGCCGAGCTCCTGCTGCGGGGGAAGAGCGAGGAGCCACCCCTGGAGCTGGCTCCAGAGGGTGGTGAGCCACAGGGCCTAGGTGCTGaggacctgctgctgcctcctgaggcagagctgcctgcagagcccaggccggggcaggagggagcagcacAAGAGCACAGGACAGTGGTCTCGTTTGATGGGACAGCGccacccctgccctccctcctcccaaAGAAAATGGAGATCATCGAGTACACTGCCGCGGTCAGGGCTGCAGAGCGTCCCGGTGCGACCTGTGAGCAGGGTGGGCTGGACACAGCCGTCCTGCCTTTGGATGAAAACTTGAACCCTTCACTGTGCTCAGAGAAGGCACCGACCTGCCtcggagctctgctgctggggagccccTCAGCACCGGAGCAGGCGGTACACAGGCAGGCCACCTTCACCGTGGGCAGTGCTGTCGAGGAGGGTGCTGAGTCATCTGCTCACCTCggtgctgcttctccctctgcccAGGTGACCCCTACACCTTCGGCCATCTTGGAGTGCTCCTCTTACCCCCACGTAATTCACCTGGAAGgtgtcactgagcagagcaCGAGTACGGACGATGAGCTGGTCGCGCCGCATGGCACCGAGGGAGATGCATCTCTCCCATTCAGGGACAGACCCAACCCTCTCTGCGAGGGAGGTGCTGGCACCtccaggcagctgagcagtgaggaTTTCACCAGCCCACACACTGAGAACATGGACCTTCTGGACATCTCCTTCCTGTGTTATGGCATCcctcacagctccagcagccacagcgTGGAGGAGCACAGCAACAGCCCTGGGCTGGTCAAGCAGCGAGCGAAGGAAATAGAGGCTCGGATCCGGCACGCGGGGCTCACCACACCCTCCCACATGAAGCGCTCGGCCTCCTTGGCCAAGTTGGACTGCCTGGACCTCTCCAAGGATGACTTATCTGAGAGGCAgtcagcctcttccaatgccaaCCCCGTGCTTTTCACTTGCGTTGCCCTGGGTCAAGGCTTTTGcgagggcaggctggagcagggctcagAAGGCGCTGGCGGGAAGCATCGCCTGTCCTCCCCCGAGCCCGCCAGGCACTTTGTGGAGCAGCTCAGAACAGCCGAGTGCATCGCCCAGAGCAAGCCTGTGGAGAGGCCGCTAGCTCAGTACGCCAAAGAGTGCGGCTCCAGCCAGCCGAGCTTGTTTTCCAACGCGGATCCAACGTGGACTAGCTCCGAGGAGGGTCTGTCACTGCTCCGGCTGCAGGTCCTGGACTCCTTACCTCCGCCTCGAGGTCTGGCTGTCACAGCCCGGCAGCAGCACGGGAGAACTCATCCTCTGAGGAGGCTCAAAAAGACCAGTGACAAAAAGCGGACAACCAATCCCCTCTACAACACGATGTGA